One genomic window of Helicobacter canis includes the following:
- a CDS encoding adenylyl-sulfate kinase — translation MTFKASYYGLVVWLTGLAGSGKSTLAKELYIKLQSQALNVVYLDGDELRDVLGAYSYDKQGRISVAKKRADLARLLSRQGIITIVSTISMFDEIYTYNREHFPNYLEVYVSCDYDELIRRDQKQLYSKALKGELPNVVGVDIDYDEPKAHLRIDNTTLGGIDEKVKQILEKIQSTFQSTQGA, via the coding sequence TTGACATTTAAAGCTAGCTACTATGGGCTGGTAGTGTGGCTCACAGGGCTTGCTGGCAGTGGCAAAAGCACGCTTGCTAAAGAGCTGTATATAAAGCTGCAATCCCAAGCACTCAATGTCGTGTATCTTGATGGCGATGAGCTGCGCGATGTGCTAGGGGCATATAGCTATGATAAGCAAGGGCGCATTAGCGTGGCAAAAAAGCGCGCCGATCTCGCTAGGCTTTTGTCTAGGCAGGGGATTATCACCATTGTAAGCACGATTTCGATGTTTGATGAGATCTATACCTACAATAGAGAGCATTTCCCCAACTACCTTGAGGTCTATGTCTCTTGCGATTATGATGAGCTCATACGCAGGGATCAAAAGCAGCTTTACTCCAAAGCCCTTAAAGGCGAGCTGCCAAATGTCGTGGGCGTGGATATAGATTACGATGAGCCAAAGGCGCATTTACGCATTGATAACACCACGCTAGGCGGCATTGATGAAAAAGTGAAGCAAATCCTAGAAAAAATCCAATCCACATTCCAATCCACACAAGGAGCATAA
- a CDS encoding NTP transferase domain-containing protein: MRALILAAGFGSRLMPLTQTKPKCMVEYEGRAIIDYEIEALRACGIDEIAVVGGYLYPVLESYLSKRDIMTMYENPRYASTNMVQTMLCAREWIEGCANDKQDLLISYADIVYFTPCVQKLCKSSAPLAIAVDKLWHKLWRKRFSDVLLDAESLKIHNGKITELGKKPKSLDEVQGQYMGLFMLRHDFLPQMLAFYDGLDRNAIYDGKDFENMYMTSFLQALIDRFDNAQAVEIYGGWLEVDMPSDLAISLQDIQAITAQKGE, encoded by the coding sequence ATGAGAGCATTGATTTTAGCCGCAGGATTTGGCTCAAGGCTTATGCCACTGACTCAAACTAAGCCAAAATGTATGGTGGAGTATGAGGGCAGGGCGATCATCGATTATGAGATAGAGGCATTGCGTGCGTGCGGGATTGATGAGATAGCGGTGGTAGGGGGGTATTTATACCCCGTGCTAGAATCCTACTTAAGCAAGCGCGATATTATGACAATGTATGAGAACCCGCGCTATGCTAGCACCAATATGGTGCAGACAATGCTCTGTGCTAGGGAGTGGATAGAGGGCTGTGCTAATGATAAGCAAGACCTGCTTATCTCCTATGCGGATATTGTGTATTTCACGCCTTGTGTGCAAAAGCTTTGCAAAAGCAGCGCGCCTTTGGCAATCGCAGTAGATAAGCTTTGGCATAAGCTTTGGCGTAAGCGATTTAGCGATGTGCTGCTAGATGCCGAGAGCCTTAAAATCCACAATGGCAAGATCACCGAGCTAGGCAAAAAGCCTAAAAGCCTAGATGAGGTACAAGGGCAGTATATGGGGCTATTTATGCTTAGGCACGATTTTTTACCGCAAATGCTTGCATTCTATGATGGGCTAGATAGAAATGCGATCTATGATGGCAAGGATTTTGAAAATATGTATATGACAAGCTTTTTGCAAGCTCTTATTGATCGCTTTGATAACGCACAAGCGGTGGAGATTTATGGCGGCTGGCTGGAGGTGGATATGCCAAGTGATCTAGCTATATCACTGCAAGATATTCAGGCAATCACAGCGCAAAAGGGCGAGTAA